Below is a window of Campylobacter canadensis DNA.
AAATGGCAAAAACATCAGCAGCTTTAAAACTTTTAGCGCAAGAAAGATTACCTTATATTTCTTTACTTACAAATCCTACTTTTGGTGGAGTAAGTGCTTCTTTTGCTTGGCTTGGTGATTTAGTTATTGCTGAACCTATGGCGCAAATTGGATTTGCTGGGGCTAGGGTTATTAAGCAAACTATTGGTGCTGAATTACCAGAAGGCTTTCAAAGTGCTGAATTTTTACTTGAACACGGGTTATTAGATGCAATAGTAAAAAGAAGTGAGCAAAAAGATTTTATAGCTAATTTCTTAGAATATTTTAAATGAAAATAAATATTTTTTATATTCAAAAGGATAAAAATAAAAGTGAGTTGGAAAAGAAGTATGAAAAACTTCTTTTAACACTTGTAGCTTTTTCGTCAAATAATTGTTTTAATAAAAAAATCGCTAATGCACAAAGTCAAAATGAAAAAATAGCGCAAAGTGAATATGAAAACATTTATTTACAATCAAGCAAAAAATCTTTTAGCATAGCACTTAGCGAAGAAGCTAAAGAGCTTAATAGTTTTGAATTTGCAAAATTATTAAGCGATAAACAAGAGTGTAGTTTTTTTATTGGCGGTGCTTATGGCCTTAGTGATAGTTTTAAAGATAAATGTGATGTTTGCATAAGTTTAAGTAAGCTTACAACTACTCACGAATTAGCTAGAATTTTTTTGCTAGAACAAATTTATCGTGCTTTGTGTATAAATAGCAATCACCCATATCATAAATAAAGGAGAATTATGAAAACAAAACAATTTATTGTTTATTCTTGTATGTATTTAATCATTGTTGTAGCTTGTTTATTTTTATTTTTTCATAGTACTTTTACTGATGTTATAAGTATAAATATAGATTTGTATTTTTATTCTAAAGAACTATCTTATCCTATTGCTGCATTTGTTTTAGCACCTCAGATTGTGTTTATTATGCTTGTAATTATTTTTACTTTTTTTGCAAACTTAACAGATGGCTTTGAAAAAAGAAGGTTAAAAAAAGATAGTGAAAAATTTGAACTTTTAATGCAAGATTTATTGTTAAATAAAGAAAGTAAAATTAATTTTTCAACAAATATTTTTAAAGAAAATGCTAGAAAATTAAAAAAAGTTTTTTTACAACAAAATGATTTAAGTAGCGATAAAATAAGTGAAATTCTAGCAACAATAGCAAATATCAAGCAAGGTAAAGTAGTTGATTTAAAAGTTTATAAACTAGCAAAGAATAATCCACTTTATGTAAGCAATCAAATAAATGTTGTAAATAGTGATTTAAATTATGCTAATAATTACTTAAGAGCTAAAAATGAAATTGATGATGAAATAACATTAGCAGCTTATAAAAATGTAATTTTGCACGATACTTACGCAAGCATTAAACAATTAAGAATTCAAAAAAGCGCTGAAGATATTTTAAATATCATTCAAAGATTTGCTAATGATGATATTAAGCTTAGTAATGCAGAATTTGAAGTTTTAATCAATAATACTAATTTAAGTAGCGATGATTATTTAAAGATTGCTAAACAAAGTATAAATTTAATTGAGCCAGAAAGTATAAAGGCTATATTTTTTAAACTTTATAATGATAATGATAAGCTTAAAAGAGCTTATTTTTACATACTTGCTAAATTATCATTATACGAGGAATTAAGAGAAAAATTGCATTATGAAGATGAGTGCGAAGATTTTAAAATTTTAGTATTTTTAAAGGATAATAATAAAAAGTATGAAGTGGATAGAATCATTTACTAATCCATTGTTTTTAGCTCCAATGGCGGGTTTTAGCGACCTTGCTTTTAGGAGCGTGGTTAAGAAATTTGGTTGTGATGTTACTACATCTGAAATGATAAGCTCAAATGCTTTAGTGTATGAATGTAAAAAGACACTTACAATGCTTAAAAAATCAGAGAGCGAAAAACCTTTTGTAGTACAAATTGCAGGTAGCGATGAAGAAATTATTAAAAAAGCAGTTTTGCTTATTAATGAGCTTGATTATGTTGATGGGATTGATTTAAACTGTGGCTGTCCTGTTAATAAAGTTATAAAACAAAATGCAGGTTCAGCACTTTTAAACGATTTAGAAAAGTTAAAAAAAATTCTATCAGCAATTAAAGAAAATAACAAAAAAGCAAGTACAAGTATAAAAATCAGAATAGGTTTTAATAAAGATGAAATTGAAACTATTATTCCTGTTTTAAATGATTTTGAGCTTGATTATATAAGTATTCACGCAAGAACTAGAAAGGATTTATACAATAATAATTTAAATTATAATGCGATAAAAAAAGCAAAAGAATTATCAAATACAAAAATAATTGCAAATGGAAATATAAATTACGATAACCACAAGCAAATACTTGAAATTACAAAAGCAGATGGACTTATGATTGGTCGTGCTTGTATCGGTGAGCCGTGGATTTTTTCACAAATTAAACAAAATAAAAAAGATGTTAGTAAAAAAGAAATTATTTTATATCATTTTGAAAAAATGCGTGAAATCTATAATGATAAAGCAAGTTCTATTTTTAGAAAACATTTGCATGAGTATTCAAAAGCAATGCCAAACGCTAGTGAATTTAGAAATGCAATAAATAAAATAAGTGATGAAAAAGTAATGATAAATAAAATTAGTGAGTTTTTTAATGAATAAGTTAAAACTAGATTTAGACGATTATTTAGAAGAATTTTATTCTTTTTTTTCAAGAGACGCACAATTATTCTTGCAAGGAGATAGCTCTTTGCATTATAAAAGAATAAATGAATTATGCGAGTTAGATTTAAAATATCCTAAAAAAACAAAACTTTTAAATACAGCGATTTTGCATCTTGAAAAAAAAGGAATTTTACACCTTGAAGAGCTTGCTGAATTTGTAAAAATTATTTCTTATATTAAATATTTAAAATCAAGTTGTGTTAGTTTTGAATTAAAAAAATATTTTGATAAATTTGTCATTGCTAAAGAAGTTGAAGATATTTTAAAATATTTTAAAGACGATGAATTTAACAGCGAATGCGATGAAAGATTACTTAATATTGATGAAAAAATAAAACAACTAAATCAAGATATTAATCAGCAATTAAGATTGCTTATGCAAAGTAAAAATTTAAGTGAATATTTAGTTGATACTCAAATTCATTACATTAATAATCAAGAATGCTTATTGTTAAGAGGTGGTTTTGCTAAATTCTTAAAAGCAAGCATTATTGCAAGAAGCAGTGGCGGTGGATTTTATGTTGTGCCTTTGGAAATTGATAATTTAAAAAAGGGTATTAAAAGATTGCAAGAACAAGAAGATGAAATTAAATATGAATATGCTTGCAAATTCTCTACAATTTTGAGTAAATTTACGCTATTTTTAAGGTTTATTGACAAGGAGTATTCTTTAATTGATGGATATTTAGCAAGGGTATTTTTTGCTAAGAGTAAGGATTTAGAATTTATTGAATGTAAAAATGATAAAAAAATTAAAATATCATCATTTTATCATCCTGCAATTAAAAATGCAAAGCCAATTAGTGTAGATTTTTCTAAGCAGGTTTTAATTATTACTGGAGTTAATGCTGGTGGAAAATCTATGCTTTTAAAAAGTATTATGAGTGCATCGTTTTTAGCAAAATATTTAATTCCTATGAAAATTGATACTCATAATTCTAGTATTAGTTCTTTTAAAAGCTATGAAAGCATTATTGAAGACCCACAAAATTCTAAAAACGATATATCAACTTTTGCTGGTAGAATGCAATCTTTTGCTGCTTTATTTTCTCAAAAAGATTATCTTTTAGGCATTGATGAGATTGAGTTAGGAACAGATTTTGAAGAAGCTTCAAATTTATTTTATGTTTTAATAAATGAATTAAAAAAGAATGCAAAAATAATAATTACAACCCATCATAAAAGACTAGCTGCTATGCTTGCAAGTTGTGATGATGTAGAATTATTAGCTGCTTTATATGATATTAAAGAGCAAAGACCAAAATATGAATTTTTAGAAGGAATTATAGGTAAATCTTATGCTTATGAAAGTGCTTTAAGGTATAAGATTTCTCCAAATATTGTAAATGAAGCTAGAAAGCTACAAAGCGAAAATGAAAATAATTTAAATGATTTATTAAATAAAAATCTTGAACTAGATGCAAAATTAAAATTTAAATTAACACAAACAAAGAAAAAGGAAGAAAAATTACAAAGCATTTTAGATAGGTTAAAAGACAAGGAAGAAAAACTGCAAAATGATTATTTAAAAAGAAAAAAAGAGCTTGAAAATGAATATTTTTTAGCTATTAATGCTGCTAAAAAGACTTTAGACTTTTCTTCTTTAAAAGATAAACAAAGGCAAATTAATAAAGCAAACGAGCTTAAAAATAATATAAAAGAAGAAAAAATAAAATCTAAAGAATATAAAATAGGAGATTATGTAAAGTATGAAAATATAGAAGGTAAAATAATTGCAATTAATAAAAATATTGCAAGTGTTGAAAATGATTTTTTAACATTAAAGATTGATTTAAACAAATTAAGCCATCATACAAAAAGTCCAAGTAAAAAAGAAAGCACAGTTAAATATGAAAGAGCGGTTAAAAATGCTAGTGTAAAATTAGATTTGCACGGGTTAAGAAGTGAAGAAGCTATTGAGCAGCTTGATAAGTTTATAAGCGATGCTTTAATCAGCGGATTTGATGAAGTTATGGTGTATCACGGTATTGGTACAGGTAAATTAGCTTATGCTGTTAAAGAGTTTTTAAAATCTCATAAAAGCATAAAGTCTTTTAGCGACGCACCAGCAAATATGGGTGGTTTTGGTGCAAAAATTATTAAATTATAGGTGAAATTATGGAAGCAAAAAAGTTTAATAATATAAAAAATATTTTACTATCCTTGATAGTTGTTATTGTTTTATTAAATATATATTTATTTTTTGGTGCAAAGAATTCAATTAGAATTTTTTCTGAAAGTTTTTTTTACTCTCTTGAAAATAGATATAATCAAGCAAATCTTAGCAATGAAATAGAGCTTAGTACTTTTAAGCTTAGTGATGGTAAAGTAAAAATTATAAATGGTCAAAACCCAGATTTAAATGAACAAGAAATGACAATTCTTAAGAAAAATAAAGAATTATTTGATTATTTAAAACTTGATGCGCATTTATTTCAAATAAAATTTTATAAATTAAGAGATAATGAAATTTATGCAGGTTTTAGTACGCAAATTCATCTTAGCGATTCAAGACTTTATCAAATATATATTCCTTTAATTTTAAATATAATATTTTTTATACTTATTTTTATTTTATATAAACAAAAACAAGAATTAGAAGAGCTTTATTCAAAAACATTAAATACCTTTAATAAAAAAATGCAAAAGCTAGAATCTGAAGCAAATGTTGATAATATAACAGGTTTAAAAAACAAACATTGTTTAGAAAAAAATATTTCATCTATGCAAAATCCAAAATTAATTTTAATTAAGATTGATGAAATTAGAAAAATAAGCGATTATTTTTCAGAAGATACGCTAATTAGCTTAATTAAACAAATTACAATCTTATTTAATGAATACGCTAAGGAAAATAACTTATTGCTATTTAAAACAGAACTTGATGTTTATGCTTTTATTGAAGATAACGACCAAGATGAGCAAAGATATGAGGAATTAATAGCAGAACTAATGCAACTTGTAAAAACAAAGGATATAAGCATTGAGTATAATAGCAGTATAATTTCAATGGTTTTAACAACGACAATAGGTCTTAGTTTAGAAAAAGAAAACATAATTCAAAAAGCCTACATAGCATTAAAAAGAGCAGAAAAAGATAATAAAAATTTTGTTTCATATTCTCAATTTTTAATGGAAGAACAATCGTATATTGAAGAGTTAAACACAGCAAAATTAATACAAAGTGCAATTAGCGGAGATAATATTTTTACATTTTATCAGCCGATTTTTGATAGCAATAAAAATATTACCAAATATGAATCTTTAGTTAGAATTATCAATAAAACAAGTGAAGGTACGCAAATTATTACTCCAGGTATGTTTTTAGCTACTTCAATTAAAACAAAGCAATATGAAATAATTGAGGAATTTATTATAAATAAGGTTATTAAAAGTCTTGAAGAAAACCCAAATATTAGCTTAAGCGTAAATCTTGCAGGTAGAGATATGAAAGATGTCGCTAAAAATAACAAAATTATAAATTTATTAAGAAGAACCAAGGTAGCAGATAGGCTGGTAATTGAAGTTTTAGAAGATGAAAATATAGCAAACGATAAAAAGATTATGGAATTTTTATTAAAGGCAAGGGCTTTAGGCTGTAAGATTGCTATTGATGATTTTGGTAGTGGTTTTTCTAATTTTGCTTATGTTTTAGAATTAATGCCTGATTATATTAAAATTGATGGAAGCATTATTAAAGATATTATTGATAATGAAAAATCAGTGCAGATTGTAAAAACCATAGTTTTATTTACAAAAAGTTTAGGCATTAAAACAGTTGCAGAATTTGTTAGTAGTGAAGAAATATTTAATAAATGTTTAGAGCTCGGAGTGGATGAATTTCAGGGCTTTTATTTAGGAAAACCAAGTCCTTCTTTTAGCGAAGAAGAAATTGATTTAGAATATTATAATTTTAAGGAAAATAATGCTTAAAGACTTATTTTTACGCTTATTAAGTGAAGAGAGCGTTACTCCAAATGCAGCAAATTGTTTAAAAATTGCACAAGAATTTCTTAGTGATTTTAATGTTCAGTATTTTAATAAAAATGATGTTAGTAATTTGCTTTTAAGCAAGGAAGTAAATTCTAGTGGTGTGCATTTAGCCTTTTGTGGGCATATTGATGTTGTGCCAGCAGGAAACGGTTGGGAATATGATGCTTTTAAGCCTACTATAAAAGATGATTTAATAATAGCAAGAGGTACTCAAGATATGAAAAGCGGAGTAGCTGCATTTTTGTGCGCTATTAAAGAATGTAAAGATTTTAGCAAGGATATAAGAAAAATAAGTGTTATTTTAACCTCTGATGAAGAAGGCGATGCTATTTATGGAACAAAATATGTTTTAGAAAATATAAAAGATATGCCAGATATTGCAATAGTTGCCGAGCCAACTAGTGAAAATGTTTTTGCTGATACAATTAAAGTTGGAAGAAGGGGAAGCATACACGCTTACATTAAAATAAAAGGCACTCAAGGGCATGCAGCATATCCTAGTAAATGTATAAATCCTGTGCATTTAGGAGCTAGTTTTTTAGAAAAAATTGCAGCATATGATTTAGATAAGGGTAATGAATTTTTTGAACCTAGCAAGATTGTTGTATTAAATCTTAGTGCTGGAATAGGGGCGCAAAATGTTACTCCTAGTGAATTTAATATTCATTGCAATGTAAGAAATTCTACTCTTAGTACAAAGCAGGATTTTGAAAATTATTTATTAAAACACTTAAAGGGTCTTGATTATGAATTAAAAATAACTCAAGGTTCAATACCTTTTTTTACTGATACTAATAATTCTTTGATTAAAAATTTAGTAAAAAGTGTAGAAAAAGTCGCAAATATAAAAGCAGCTTTAAATACAAAGGGTGGAACAAGCGATGCTAGATTTTTAGCTCAATACGGTGTAAAAGTGTGTGAATTAGGAGTAATAAATAATAAAATTCACGCAGCAAATGAAAGTGTTAATTTTAAAGAAGTGCTTGAACTTAAAAATATTTTTTTAGATTTTTTAAGGAGTTATAAAAATGATTGAAAGCGAAATTGAGCTTGTTAAAAAAGAACTAGCTATTGATTTAGGAAGAGGGGATTTATTTTCTAAATTAGAGCTTTTTGATGATGTAATTAGTGTTGATATAAAGAGTAAAAGTGATGGAATTTTTGCAGGAGAGAAGTATTTTAAATATATTTGTAATATGTATAATATTAAATATGAACTTTTTGTAAAAGATAAAGATACTATTAAAAAAGGACAAAAATTAGCAAATCTTAAAGCTAATAAATCAGTAATTTTAAAAACAGAAAGAAGTATTTTAAATTTTATTCAACACGCAAGTGGGATTGCAAGCAAAACGCACAATATGATGTCTTTAATTAAAGATTATAATGTAGTTTTATTAGATACTAGAAAAACAAGACCAGGCTTAAGGGTGCTAGAAAAATATGCAGTTCGTTGCGGCGGAGCTAGTAACCATAGAATGGGTCTTGATGATTGCATTATGCTAAAAGATACTCATTTTTTAGGGGTGAGTAATTGGCAAGAATATGTAAAAGAGCTTAGAAAAAAAATACCATTTTATACACCAATTGAAATTGAATGTGATACTATTGATGAAGTAAAAAAAGCACTTGAATGTGATATAAATGCTATTTTACTTGATAATATGGATTATGAAACTTGCAAAAATGCAGTTTTATTAAGAAATGAAAAAGCAAGGCATATTAAATTAGAAGCTAGTGGAAATATTAATGAAAATAACATAATTTTTTATGCTAAAACAGGAGTTGATGCTATATCTAGTGGTTGCATTATTTATGATGCAATTTGGCTTGATTTTTCAATGAGACCTAGCAATGGCTGATGATGCAGAAAAAACCGAAGAACCCACCGACAAAAAAATAGAAGACGCCAGAAAAGAAGGTAATGTTGCTAAAAGCCAAGATGTAGCAGCTTTGATAACTCTTTGCGTTGCTTTTGGAGCGATTTTATTGTTCTTGGGTTTTTTTAAAGAAAGAATTACATCTTTATATATTTATTATCAAAGTTTTATCGGGCAGGAACTAGATATAAAACTTTTGTATAAAATTTCTATAAAAACCTTATTAGAAATGTGTTTTATGATTTTACCAATTGCTTTAGCAGTAGCAATTAGCGGTATTATTGCTAATGTATTGCAATTTGGATTTAATTTTACCTTAAAGCCAATAATGCCTAATTTTGGGAAATTAAACCCAATAAAGGGGATTAAAAATATTATTTCTATGAAAAAACTTATTGAGCTTGTTAAGATTGTTTTAAAAGTATCTGTGGTTTTTGCTATTGTTGGATTTTTTATTTATAGTTTTTTACCAGAATTAAAGCATATTAGTATTTTACCATTATTTAAACAACTAGCTTGGATAAAAGACAAGTTTATAATTTTATTTGCTGCTGTGATTATTTCTTTTTTAGTATTTGCTATTTTTGATTTTTTTATTGTGCGTTTTCAATATTTTAAAGGGCTTAGAATGAGTAAGCAAGAAATTAAAGATGAATACAAGCAAATGGAAGGAGACCCAAAAATAAAGGCAAAAATTAGACAATTGCAAATGCAAGCAGCAAAAAATCGTATGATGAGCGATGTGCCGAACGCTGATGTTGTAATTACTAATCCTACGCACTATTCCATAGCAATTGCTTACGATTCATCAAAGCATGATGCACCTATTATTTTAGCAAAAGGTGTTGATAATATTGCCTTTAAAATTAGACAAATAGCACAAGAGCATAATATACCTATTTATGAAGATAGGCAATTAGCAAGAGCCTTATATAAAGAGTGCGAGTTAGGAGATTTAGTTCCTAGAACGCTGTGGAGTGCTGTTGCACAAGTATTTAAATTTATTTTAGAACAAAGGAATAAAAAATGATTAAAATAAAAGAAGCTAATGTAAATGATGTATCAATAATTTTAGATTTTATAAAAGATTTAGCCGAATATGAAAATATGAGCCATTTAGTAAGTGCTAATGAAGATTTATTAAGAAAAAATATTTTTGAAAACAAATATGCTAAAGTTTTGCTTGCTTATTATGACAATAAAATAGCTGCTATGGCATTGTATTTTTA
It encodes the following:
- a CDS encoding 23S rRNA (pseudouridine(1915)-N(3))-methyltransferase RlmH; its protein translation is MKINIFYIQKDKNKSELEKKYEKLLLTLVAFSSNNCFNKKIANAQSQNEKIAQSEYENIYLQSSKKSFSIALSEEAKELNSFEFAKLLSDKQECSFFIGGAYGLSDSFKDKCDVCISLSKLTTTHELARIFLLEQIYRALCINSNHPYHK
- a CDS encoding tRNA dihydrouridine synthase, which encodes MKWIESFTNPLFLAPMAGFSDLAFRSVVKKFGCDVTTSEMISSNALVYECKKTLTMLKKSESEKPFVVQIAGSDEEIIKKAVLLINELDYVDGIDLNCGCPVNKVIKQNAGSALLNDLEKLKKILSAIKENNKKASTSIKIRIGFNKDEIETIIPVLNDFELDYISIHARTRKDLYNNNLNYNAIKKAKELSNTKIIANGNINYDNHKQILEITKADGLMIGRACIGEPWIFSQIKQNKKDVSKKEIILYHFEKMREIYNDKASSIFRKHLHEYSKAMPNASEFRNAINKISDEKVMINKISEFFNE
- a CDS encoding endonuclease MutS2; this translates as MNKLKLDLDDYLEEFYSFFSRDAQLFLQGDSSLHYKRINELCELDLKYPKKTKLLNTAILHLEKKGILHLEELAEFVKIISYIKYLKSSCVSFELKKYFDKFVIAKEVEDILKYFKDDEFNSECDERLLNIDEKIKQLNQDINQQLRLLMQSKNLSEYLVDTQIHYINNQECLLLRGGFAKFLKASIIARSSGGGFYVVPLEIDNLKKGIKRLQEQEDEIKYEYACKFSTILSKFTLFLRFIDKEYSLIDGYLARVFFAKSKDLEFIECKNDKKIKISSFYHPAIKNAKPISVDFSKQVLIITGVNAGGKSMLLKSIMSASFLAKYLIPMKIDTHNSSISSFKSYESIIEDPQNSKNDISTFAGRMQSFAALFSQKDYLLGIDEIELGTDFEEASNLFYVLINELKKNAKIIITTHHKRLAAMLASCDDVELLAALYDIKEQRPKYEFLEGIIGKSYAYESALRYKISPNIVNEARKLQSENENNLNDLLNKNLELDAKLKFKLTQTKKKEEKLQSILDRLKDKEEKLQNDYLKRKKELENEYFLAINAAKKTLDFSSLKDKQRQINKANELKNNIKEEKIKSKEYKIGDYVKYENIEGKIIAINKNIASVENDFLTLKIDLNKLSHHTKSPSKKESTVKYERAVKNASVKLDLHGLRSEEAIEQLDKFISDALISGFDEVMVYHGIGTGKLAYAVKEFLKSHKSIKSFSDAPANMGGFGAKIIKL
- a CDS encoding EAL domain-containing protein gives rise to the protein MEAKKFNNIKNILLSLIVVIVLLNIYLFFGAKNSIRIFSESFFYSLENRYNQANLSNEIELSTFKLSDGKVKIINGQNPDLNEQEMTILKKNKELFDYLKLDAHLFQIKFYKLRDNEIYAGFSTQIHLSDSRLYQIYIPLILNIIFFILIFILYKQKQELEELYSKTLNTFNKKMQKLESEANVDNITGLKNKHCLEKNISSMQNPKLILIKIDEIRKISDYFSEDTLISLIKQITILFNEYAKENNLLLFKTELDVYAFIEDNDQDEQRYEELIAELMQLVKTKDISIEYNSSIISMVLTTTIGLSLEKENIIQKAYIALKRAEKDNKNFVSYSQFLMEEQSYIEELNTAKLIQSAISGDNIFTFYQPIFDSNKNITKYESLVRIINKTSEGTQIITPGMFLATSIKTKQYEIIEEFIINKVIKSLEENPNISLSVNLAGRDMKDVAKNNKIINLLRRTKVADRLVIEVLEDENIANDKKIMEFLLKARALGCKIAIDDFGSGFSNFAYVLELMPDYIKIDGSIIKDIIDNEKSVQIVKTIVLFTKSLGIKTVAEFVSSEEIFNKCLELGVDEFQGFYLGKPSPSFSEEEIDLEYYNFKENNA
- the dapE gene encoding succinyl-diaminopimelate desuccinylase; its protein translation is MLKDLFLRLLSEESVTPNAANCLKIAQEFLSDFNVQYFNKNDVSNLLLSKEVNSSGVHLAFCGHIDVVPAGNGWEYDAFKPTIKDDLIIARGTQDMKSGVAAFLCAIKECKDFSKDIRKISVILTSDEEGDAIYGTKYVLENIKDMPDIAIVAEPTSENVFADTIKVGRRGSIHAYIKIKGTQGHAAYPSKCINPVHLGASFLEKIAAYDLDKGNEFFEPSKIVVLNLSAGIGAQNVTPSEFNIHCNVRNSTLSTKQDFENYLLKHLKGLDYELKITQGSIPFFTDTNNSLIKNLVKSVEKVANIKAALNTKGGTSDARFLAQYGVKVCELGVINNKIHAANESVNFKEVLELKNIFLDFLRSYKND
- the nadC gene encoding carboxylating nicotinate-nucleotide diphosphorylase is translated as MIESEIELVKKELAIDLGRGDLFSKLELFDDVISVDIKSKSDGIFAGEKYFKYICNMYNIKYELFVKDKDTIKKGQKLANLKANKSVILKTERSILNFIQHASGIASKTHNMMSLIKDYNVVLLDTRKTRPGLRVLEKYAVRCGGASNHRMGLDDCIMLKDTHFLGVSNWQEYVKELRKKIPFYTPIEIECDTIDEVKKALECDINAILLDNMDYETCKNAVLLRNEKARHIKLEASGNINENNIIFYAKTGVDAISSGCIIYDAIWLDFSMRPSNG
- the flhB gene encoding flagellar biosynthesis protein FlhB; protein product: MADDAEKTEEPTDKKIEDARKEGNVAKSQDVAALITLCVAFGAILLFLGFFKERITSLYIYYQSFIGQELDIKLLYKISIKTLLEMCFMILPIALAVAISGIIANVLQFGFNFTLKPIMPNFGKLNPIKGIKNIISMKKLIELVKIVLKVSVVFAIVGFFIYSFLPELKHISILPLFKQLAWIKDKFIILFAAVIISFLVFAIFDFFIVRFQYFKGLRMSKQEIKDEYKQMEGDPKIKAKIRQLQMQAAKNRMMSDVPNADVVITNPTHYSIAIAYDSSKHDAPIILAKGVDNIAFKIRQIAQEHNIPIYEDRQLARALYKECELGDLVPRTLWSAVAQVFKFILEQRNKK